The Methanococcus voltae genomic sequence ATTCATCTAAAAAGTCCTTACCATTTTTTTTAATTAATTTATCTACAACTGGTTCTTTTGAAAAATATTCTTCAATATGTTTAAGTAAAAATTTGTAAGCTTCTTCTTCTTTTTCCTTTTTAGAATTGTAAAAAGCTATCGTATTAACTAAACCATTTACTTTAATGTACATTGGTGCACTTCTTGCATAACTTTTGTAATTTTTATTCAATTTATCATTTTTTTCATTGGTAACCTTTTTTACACAATCAAAAGCATATCTTGCAGTATTATTCCATTCACTCATTTTTTTCACCCCCTTAATTATAACTTTAAAGGTTTAACAATTCCTTTTCCTAACGTAGTATTTCCACCAATTTGCATATATTTTGGTAACTTGTTGCAAACTATATCTATCACATTATTTTCATTAGATAATACGCCCTCAATTTTTTTAAATGGATTACTTGCTAATGCGATTGTGTACATTATAGTTTCAGAAGGTAGGTATTCCTCGGTAAATAATGCCCCGTTCACTACAATACCAGTTTTAGGGTCTATTTTAGTTCTTGTGATAACTTCCGTTGCATAATTTACAAAATATTTAAATACATCATCGGAAACTATTGCAAGATTTTTATCATTTAGTTCAAATAAATTATTTAAATCTTTAAGTTTATCATTTGATTTTTCTTTAAAAACATATTCTTCAAGAATAACTTTATCTTTAATTTTTAAATTATCATTATTGATAATAATTTCTTTATTACTTGTAGTTAAATTTTTTAAATATTTTATTTCTTCCAACAGTTTGTTATCCTTTTTATCGCAAATTTTCGTTAAATAGTCCAAATCTTCATAAAATCTTTTTAAAACTTTTGGGCAAGTTATTAAAGCAAAAGTACCTTTTGCAGACTTCACGGGAAAGAATAAAAGTCTTGCATCGGTAAAAGCAATGCAACTTGAATGTTCATTTCCGGACTCTGGACCAAAAATTGCATCTAAACAATTTTTTTCTACCTTTTCCACAAATTTTTGTCTAATTGCCCCCTTTAAACTTGATGCTTCTATTTTAGGATAGCTTGTGTGTCTTTCTCTTTGTATTGGTTGGTCTACAACCCCTAAATCTGAACCACTGCCAACGTGCACTGGTGAAATTGCTTTAAATCCTATAATTTTACCTGTTTTATACATAGTTTTCCCCCTTTATTTTAAATATTTTTTTAAGATATTATTGCCACATGTTAATTTATCAATACCAATGACTTCTAAACCCGCTCTTCTTGCAGAGTTGTATGCACTTCGTATATATTCATAATCTTTATCGAATAAGTAAGCATATGTTCCTTTGCTATCTTTGGTATGTATTGCACCCAGTTCAGCGTCAGTTAATGGATTTATTAGTATTGGCAATCCATAAACTCCGCAAGTTGCATATGTGGAATAGTTATGACTTTTTGCAACATCTCCGGACATTCCGCCAGATTTGCATTCAATTATTATTAATTTACCTTTTTTAGTTAATAGTATTATATCAAATTCATCTATTTGATGCCCATCAACGATATCCTCTTTATTTGCAAAATTAATTTTATAACTGTGTTTCATTTCCAAAATTGTATTTTTTTCTTCATCTTTATGATATTTATTATATAATACGGCATAAACCATTTTTTCAAGAATATATCCAAAAAAAACAGTTCCTTTTGGTTTTTTACTCCAATCTTCTTTTAATTTTTTAAATACCTCTTCATTATTTATTAATTTTTTAAATTCATTATTTTCATCATCTGAAAAATCTAAATTATTACCCTGTTTATTTGAATTTATAAAATATTCCCTCAATTCTTGATTTTTTATATATAAGTCATAAAGTTTACCATATTGGCTTATTTCATCATCCGACATGTTAAAAGGTTCTTCTTTGGTATCATTATTCTTATTATTTCCATTTTTATTATCATTATCCCGAAAACCTGCTAATTTTAAACAATCTTCAATTGTAAGATTTTCATCGTAGTTTTGATTAAATAATTTTTTAACTTTTAAACCGGGTTTTGAATAATCTACTTTTAATAATTTAACATCACCCATATTTCCTTCTAAATAACACAATAAGTCATTATTTCTATTATTCTCTTTAATAAATTTATGAATAGCCATGACCGTTGACCGTTGACCGCCCGTAATGTTCCATATAAGTTTTTCATCTTTCGATAAATCATATTTAGGTTTTTTGTTTTCATCTTTCGATAAATCATATTTAGGTTTTTTGTGATCGTTTAAATCATCTTCCAACCTGTTAAAACATTTTATAATCAAATCAATATTCCCTATCTT encodes the following:
- the cmr4 gene encoding type III-B CRISPR module RAMP protein Cmr4, giving the protein MYKTGKIIGFKAISPVHVGSGSDLGVVDQPIQRERHTSYPKIEASSLKGAIRQKFVEKVEKNCLDAIFGPESGNEHSSCIAFTDARLLFFPVKSAKGTFALITCPKVLKRFYEDLDYLTKICDKKDNKLLEEIKYLKNLTTSNKEIIINNDNLKIKDKVILEEYVFKEKSNDKLKDLNNLFELNDKNLAIVSDDVFKYFVNYATEVITRTKIDPKTGIVVNGALFTEEYLPSETIMYTIALASNPFKKIEGVLSNENNVIDIVCNKLPKYMQIGGNTTLGKGIVKPLKL
- the cmr5 gene encoding type III-B CRISPR module-associated protein Cmr5; its protein translation is MSEWNNTARYAFDCVKKVTNEKNDKLNKNYKSYARSAPMYIKVNGLVNTIAFYNSKKEKEEEAYKFLLKHIEEYFSKEPVVDKLIKKNGKDFLDELCGLDTANYMLATERTLGLIGWLKRFAEGMIEDNNNSNSKNNNENIE